The Salmo salar chromosome ssa02, Ssal_v3.1, whole genome shotgun sequence genome segment TGTGAGATTGAGAAATAAACCTCTCTATATGACCGAAATTATTGAATGTAGTGTGTTTTCATTGCATGTATTTTGCTGCCTATGTCATGGAGGATCAAAGGGACTTTCATGACCCGCGGGTGTCTCATATGCTCTGAACTTCACACTCGGGAATTTGATCCCAAGTAAacggtcatggctagaagggatccagcgTTTGTCAGAATGTGCTTTTTGTAGCCAgtttaggagaacttacgcagtaGGTTAGAATTAACGTGGCAGTTGAGAATTAGGATAAAgtcaggaaaagggttagggttagttaaaaAAACAACTTTTGATGTAAATTTCACAAAAGCTGGATCCCATTTAGACATGACCTCACCCCACAACTGACTCACCTATTGTCCAATCACAAAAAGGACCATGGTTTCTGGTTACTTGGAAACTGTTGCTTTGGAGATGATATTTCAACGCTAGTTTATTTGACACTCGGGGGGTTGAGGGGCACTTTTCGTAATTTGTAGCCTATTCAAAAGAGACTTGATagttaaaaatagattttaaaaaagAGTCTTGCGTAAATAGAAAATGCCTGTTCAGTCAGTTCCCCTcgcctctgtgaagatgggaccGCAGTCTTGGCGAGATGATACGATGCACTCTATAAGGCGAGCGGAACACTTGGTGCGGCAAACCCACGCAGGACGGCCGGGGTCTATCAGCCGTGCGCGGAGCTGTAGCGCCACCGCGTTAACCCCGAGGCGCACAGACACAATTGAAGTGGTTGGAGGTGGTGATACTCATGATGCTTTGTGCAAGAATAAAGTCAGACCCCAAAACACAGGGACAATGGTGAGAGTTTAATATTTTAAAGTTATGATGAATTCAATTAATAGTGAATGAATGTGCACTATTTTAAATCCTGTTGGCTATATAAGCTTTAGCCTAAAATGTATGTTGGTGGTAATTGCTGTTTTGCGAAATGATGCAATCACAGTTTATGAAATTAAGTTATATTGTTGTATATGTAGACTTCAATGTCATTATCTTATGTCATGTTTAGTTCCCgtatgctaccaccaccacatgtGTGGTCCCGTTTCCCCCTCCCTGCTTCCGAGAGCAGTGTGCAGAGGCCAGTGTCGGAGTAGCAAGGGAGTACATGCGCAGTGTGAGGGAAATGGAGGGCGAGATACGTCGACAAGCTGGCCGGGTGGCACATGAATGCATTAAACTGGAGCGGGAGAGAGGCCTCCTGGAGAGGATGCTGAGGAGCCTGAGGTGTGAAACGCTGATCAACAAGAAGAGTGTGGAGGGAAGGACCATAAGACCAGCTACTACTGAGACTGTGAGTTCAGTGTGTGCAGTGCATGTGTCACAACTTAATTTATTTGTGTTAATTTCATATTTCCACCTGACCCCAAGTTATTCTGCCCAGTATTGCTTTGCTGGACTACATTAGGCCTATATGTATTCCAATCTACTGTATGGCTATGAGAAAACAATACTTCAGATGATTGTTCTGTTTCCAGGGCAGAGACGGAGCAGATCATTTACTGGAGTGTGAGAAGAGAGAACTCACTGAGCTGAAACAGGAGCTGGAGAGCACTCTGAGGAGCACACTAGCACAACTACAGGTGATGACATCTAACTGCTAGAGGCCAGGTTACTGTAAAAACACGATGACAAATGCTAATGTGCACAggtctttataaaataaatgtgattggtCGCATTCTCTTTTTATGGTTTTCAATGGATACAGGTGCATAGAGTTATGATTATGCCTATTCAAGAAAGTTGTCGAGATATCCCTTGATTTGCTATTGATATACCCGTTAAAAAAAAGAAgcccttatttctctctctctctccttgccgtGTATAGACCCTGGGTCAGTGCAGTAGGCAGCTGTTGGACTGTGCCAGTGAGAGAGCGCGTGTTCTAGAGCTTCTACCACACACTGGCTCTGGCTCTCACTCCGCAGGGGGACGGGGAACTCCCTCCCAAGGCCTCATAAAACTACCAGAGCCAATCGGCCCCTTCACTCCAGGTGCTATGTCAATAACATACTGTTCTAGTGTAACACAGTTTATGGCACTGCATTGACGTCACCTTGTCCCATATAGTGACTATTGTGGTTACACTTTGTTTTATTGTCAGTGATTCACCTAGTTTTTGTCTTAGACGCGACATGGTGACAGTGTAATTACATAATAGttacataccgtaatttccggactataagccgcaacttttttcccacgctttgaacctcgcggcttaaacaattatttttttttgaaaggagatgacttcagtggtttcagtgcacaggaggaggaagatagtgaccaatgactttcttggtaggctactgtttactgcagattttttattttttgttacaagccatgtttcgttaaagcctgtgtaaagttcatttgtttcaatgtaccggtaggcacctgcggcttatagacatgtgcggcttatttatgttcaaaatatatatttttttttaaattcagtgggtgcggcttatattcaggtgcgctcaatagtccggaaattatggtaatagccactcatttatttatttgggaTTTATTTAAACCAGCAGCTGTAGGCTTACCATTTGCTAGTTAGTCCCACAAATTGCCAATTTCTACTATACACTCTTAGCGGATACTAGGCAAATATCAGCTGAAACAGGTCTGAAAAATAAAGAATTACCAATATCTTTCCCTTCTCAGAATGTAAGCAGGTTCTGGAGTCTTCCACTCTGGCTGTGAACCAATCACAGCTGCTACGAGAAAACATCAGGCAGATGATTGGCAATGCCATCGCCAGGCAAAAAGCGGCCCATCGTACTGTCAATGACGCCCTGGTGAAGAAAATAGCTGAGACAGTCACTCTGAAGGTACAGCATGGGACATACGATAGTATTTAACATTTAAAAGTCAAAATAGTAAAACTCTCATTCTCTCGCACAGCAAAACCTCACAACTATGTCTGCAGCCACCAGGCAGGCCATTTTCCGCAAACAGAGGCAGCTGAACTGCATTCGTCACAGCCATGACAGAGCACTGGTCAGTATGTGAGTGGGACTGTCTGTAAGCTTTGTCATGGATAAGCATGTGCATTGGagatagtgtctgtatctgtgcttATTTGGTAAAGAAAGAGCCACTAACGTTGGTgtaatggttggttggttgtaatGTTGATAGTGGGTGACTTCACTACTCCACCCCTATCTtcctatgttgtcatgtgttttccAGGGCCCTGAGTACAGTGGGGATATACTTTCCAGAGAGAAACTGAACAGGCCTATAGTAAAGGTTTACCACAGACACCCTGGGACCCAGTTACCTGAGGCTGCTCATCTCATACAGGTAACTAACCACCTTCCTCTAAAAATGAACATGAATGACACTTTCTCTTATTATGTACTTGGCCATTTACTGTAGTAGACTCATATTTCTGTGCAAGTcttccattgacatcaatgcatgatttaTGCAGTTGTCGAGTTTAGTGCTTGCTCTCATGTTTGAATTCAGCCCTCTGAGTCTTGTGTTTTTCTCTCAGGGTAGTTCTGTGTTGAGACACTGCCTGCAGTCCTCTGAAGAGGAGCTCTCCAGGCTGCAGGGCACGTGTCTGCAGCTGGTGGCCAACCTGCACGGCAAGAGGGCCGCAGAGCAGGTGGACTCTGCTGTGGTCAGGCTGCGGCGGCAGCTGGTCGACAGACGAGCAATGCCCACTTTCCTCCAACAGGGGTTGTACTAAACTCATTATGTAGTGCATGACtcaattcatctttccctcaatgttTCCTCTCTCTTTGGCTCCTTCTCAAAATGCATTGGAGGAGAAGATCAGAGGGAAGAAAGATCTAAGGTTCATCTTCCCTCTGATCTTCTCCAATGCGTTTTGAGAAGTAgatgaggaatcaaggaaagagAAGAGCCCGAATCTATAGTTGTATACAAACGGCATGTGTGTTTTCTCCAGGATATGAAGTGAAAGATGGACCGATGTGCTGAAAAGGGACCATTTAAACAAGATATTAGGAAGGTGTGTTTTTCAACCTAGTCATGTGTGGCATCCCAACCCTCGATTAACCACATTTCTGTATTACACCATTAATGTGTACTTGAAATAAACAAACAGTATTTCTCTGCAAACTCAGCCCCATTGCTTATTGTTTGGGAGTCCCTTAGAGCA includes the following:
- the tektl1 gene encoding coiled-coil domain-containing protein 105 codes for the protein MPVQSVPLASVKMGPQSWRDDTMHSIRRAEHLVRQTHAGRPGSISRARSCSATALTPRRTDTIEVVGGGDTHDALCKNKVRPQNTGTMFPYATTTTCVVPFPPPCFREQCAEASVGVAREYMRSVREMEGEIRRQAGRVAHECIKLERERGLLERMLRSLRCETLINKKSVEGRTIRPATTETGRDGADHLLECEKRELTELKQELESTLRSTLAQLQTLGQCSRQLLDCASERARVLELLPHTGSGSHSAGGRGTPSQGLIKLPEPIGPFTPECKQVLESSTLAVNQSQLLRENIRQMIGNAIARQKAAHRTVNDALVKKIAETVTLKQNLTTMSAATRQAIFRKQRQLNCIRHSHDRALGPEYSGDILSREKLNRPIVKVYHRHPGTQLPEAAHLIQGSSVLRHCLQSSEEELSRLQGTCLQLVANLHGKRAAEQVDSAVVRLRRQLVDRRAMPTFLQQGLY